From a region of the Hymenobacter jejuensis genome:
- a CDS encoding chloramphenicol acetyltransferase yields the protein MKHLIDLSKWPRREHFAFFSAFDEPFFGLVAEVDCTKAYAESKRLGLPFFLYYLYQALQAANEIEEFRCRIEDGQVYRYDRIHASATIGRPDRTFSFSFIEQQDTLDSFLAGANAEIEAVQHSSGLRLNDTTSRPDVIHFSAIPWVRFTGLTHARSFQHPDSCPKISVGQSYQDGATMRMPVSVNVHHGLADGYHVGLFLEAFQRRLNQ from the coding sequence ATGAAACACCTGATTGACCTAAGCAAGTGGCCCCGCCGCGAGCACTTCGCCTTCTTTTCGGCGTTTGACGAGCCGTTTTTTGGCTTGGTAGCCGAGGTAGATTGCACCAAAGCCTATGCAGAATCGAAGCGGCTGGGCCTCCCATTTTTTCTATACTATCTCTACCAAGCCCTGCAAGCGGCCAACGAAATCGAAGAGTTTCGCTGCCGCATCGAAGACGGACAGGTGTACCGCTACGACCGCATTCACGCCTCCGCGACCATTGGCCGGCCCGATCGCACGTTTAGCTTTTCGTTTATAGAGCAGCAAGACACGCTCGATAGCTTCCTAGCAGGCGCTAACGCAGAAATAGAAGCCGTGCAGCATAGCTCCGGCCTGCGCCTGAACGACACCACCAGCCGCCCCGACGTGATCCATTTCTCAGCCATTCCGTGGGTCCGGTTCACGGGCCTGACGCATGCCCGCAGCTTCCAACACCCCGACAGCTGCCCCAAGATTTCGGTAGGTCAGTCGTACCAAGATGGCGCTACCATGCGCATGCCAGTCTCCGTGAATGTGCACCACGGCCTAGCAGATGGCTACCATGTGGGCTTGTTTTTGGAGGCTTTTCAGCGGCGGCTTAATCAGTAG
- a CDS encoding alpha/beta hydrolase, which yields MLAEKRILNIYVPEGYSDKDTTRYPVVYLLDGSADEDFIHVVGLYQFNNFSWIERVPKSIIVGIANVDRKRDFTYATTIEADKKRYPTAGHSDKFIAFLESELQPYIQAKYKTAASKTLIGQSLAGLLATEVLLKKPNLFSQYIIVSPSLWWDNGSLLNLNLEAMNQVIKSPKGVYIGVGKEGLGPSDIPHVMEVDANLLVEKLMLLKNPNLRIHFDYLPEENHATITHQAVFNALRLLNPVPSKK from the coding sequence GTGTTGGCCGAGAAGCGAATCCTCAATATTTATGTCCCCGAAGGCTACAGCGATAAGGACACGACCCGGTATCCGGTGGTGTATCTGCTCGATGGCTCCGCGGATGAAGACTTCATCCATGTCGTAGGCCTTTACCAGTTCAATAATTTCTCCTGGATAGAACGGGTGCCCAAGTCAATCATTGTGGGAATTGCCAATGTGGACCGAAAGCGGGATTTCACCTATGCCACTACCATTGAGGCCGACAAAAAACGATACCCCACCGCTGGGCACTCGGATAAATTTATCGCCTTTCTGGAGAGCGAGTTACAGCCCTACATTCAGGCTAAATACAAAACCGCAGCTTCTAAAACCCTGATCGGGCAATCGCTGGCGGGGCTTTTGGCCACCGAGGTCCTGCTGAAAAAGCCCAATCTGTTTAGCCAATACATCATCGTCAGCCCCAGCCTTTGGTGGGACAACGGCTCGCTGCTCAACCTGAACCTTGAAGCGATGAACCAGGTCATCAAATCGCCCAAAGGCGTTTACATCGGCGTCGGAAAAGAGGGACTGGGTCCAAGCGACATTCCGCATGTGATGGAAGTTGATGCCAACCTGCTGGTGGAAAAGCTGATGTTGCTCAAAAACCCAAATCTGCGCATCCACTTCGACTACTTGCCCGAGGAAAACCACGCGACCATCACGCATCAAGCCGTATTCAACGCGTTACGGCTGCTTAACCCAGTGCCTAGTAAGAAATAG
- a CDS encoding DUF5916 domain-containing protein yields MSLTCTLRCFFLLLMWGVGTGLTSAQTPAASTSATPGPKRQLQAVRITEAIKLDGVLDEAVWQQAPIASDFIQQRPNPGVPEKHKTEVRVLYDDAALYVGAIMHDSSPDSILHEITQRDNFGNTDLFSVFLDTYHDQLNGYNFTVTTSGVQLDGRYSPAGGEDFNWNAVWDARTSIRGTDWIAEMRIPYSAIRFSNAPEQLWGLNFARQRKRDNAQFFWNEVKPAVDGFVNQWGDLRGVRDIKPPLRLSLTPYVSAYVNHNPLNAEGTRRTTTSFNGGADLKWGINESFTLDATLVPDFGQVQSDNQVLNLSPFEVQFTENRQFFTEGTELFNKGNLFYSRRVGATPVGFYNVAVGDKEKILRNPAETRLLNATKISGRTKNGLGVGLFNAVSNEMYATVRNEETGKERRVMTQPLSNYNIFVLDQSLKNNSYVSLINTNVTRAGNTYDANVTGGLFRFANKKNSYAVDGQLVYSRRRGQTFGEATPIDDRDGYKYKVGVSKISGAFTWSLSQGIESASYNPNDLGILFGNNNITQILDVAYRIYKPFWKVNNFSVFSEINHSLLYKPTLYQSSYLYLGANTTFTKSFLQIGFDFDTDPASHDFYEPRTFPLGKYYVHLPANTGFVLFANSDTRKKLSYGVNVGNRTFALDDRLGRPRRIKYLAGFYPRYRVNDHLTFRYSLDWSIVHNQIGFVNGGLSTDEPLDQPFMNQILLGRRDVATVSNVVSVAYTFNNRMSFTLRTRHYTSNVRYEDFSTLAPGGQETLVDYRRNRDNTYNAFNVDAVYAWWFAPGSQVNIVWKNAGSSFLLADEATPQYFDNFNRTINTPHNNSLSIKVLYYLDYLTFKRQK; encoded by the coding sequence ATGTCGCTTACTTGTACGCTGCGCTGTTTCTTTCTGCTTCTGATGTGGGGAGTGGGAACCGGGCTAACTTCCGCCCAGACGCCTGCCGCTTCAACTTCAGCCACGCCGGGGCCCAAACGCCAGCTTCAGGCCGTGCGCATCACGGAAGCTATTAAGCTCGACGGCGTGCTCGACGAAGCCGTGTGGCAGCAGGCACCCATCGCCTCCGATTTCATTCAGCAGCGGCCCAACCCCGGCGTGCCCGAAAAGCACAAAACCGAAGTGCGCGTGCTCTACGACGACGCGGCGCTGTACGTAGGGGCCATTATGCACGACTCGTCGCCAGACTCGATTTTGCACGAAATCACGCAGCGCGACAACTTCGGCAACACCGACCTTTTCTCCGTGTTTCTGGATACGTACCACGACCAACTCAACGGCTACAATTTTACGGTTACTACGTCCGGCGTGCAGCTCGACGGGCGCTATTCGCCAGCCGGCGGCGAGGACTTCAACTGGAACGCTGTGTGGGACGCCCGCACTTCCATCCGGGGCACCGACTGGATTGCTGAAATGCGCATTCCGTACTCGGCTATCCGTTTCAGCAATGCGCCAGAGCAGCTATGGGGCCTCAACTTTGCTCGCCAACGCAAGCGCGACAACGCGCAGTTTTTCTGGAACGAAGTGAAGCCCGCCGTGGACGGTTTCGTGAACCAGTGGGGCGATTTGCGCGGCGTGCGCGACATCAAACCGCCTCTGCGCCTCTCGCTGACGCCGTACGTGTCGGCTTATGTCAACCACAATCCGCTCAACGCCGAGGGCACGCGCCGCACCACAACTTCCTTCAACGGGGGCGCCGACCTCAAGTGGGGCATCAACGAAAGCTTCACCCTGGACGCCACGCTGGTGCCCGATTTTGGGCAGGTGCAAAGCGACAACCAAGTGCTGAACCTGTCGCCGTTTGAGGTGCAGTTCACCGAAAACCGGCAGTTTTTTACCGAAGGCACCGAGCTGTTCAACAAGGGCAATCTTTTCTATTCGCGCAGGGTAGGCGCGACGCCGGTGGGCTTCTACAACGTGGCGGTGGGCGACAAGGAAAAAATCCTGCGCAACCCAGCCGAAACCCGACTGCTGAACGCTACCAAAATATCGGGCCGCACGAAAAATGGGCTGGGCGTCGGGCTGTTCAATGCCGTGTCGAACGAGATGTACGCCACCGTGCGCAACGAAGAAACCGGCAAAGAGCGCCGGGTCATGACCCAGCCACTGAGCAATTACAACATCTTCGTGCTCGACCAGTCGCTGAAAAATAACTCGTATGTGAGCTTGATCAATACCAACGTCACGCGCGCCGGCAACACTTACGACGCCAACGTGACCGGCGGGCTGTTTCGCTTTGCGAACAAGAAGAACTCCTACGCAGTCGATGGGCAGCTGGTGTACTCGCGGCGGCGCGGTCAAACCTTCGGGGAAGCCACCCCAATCGACGACCGCGATGGCTACAAATACAAAGTAGGAGTGAGCAAAATCAGCGGCGCTTTCACCTGGAGCCTGAGCCAGGGCATCGAGTCGGCTTCCTACAACCCCAACGACTTGGGCATTCTGTTTGGCAACAACAACATCACCCAGATTCTGGACGTCGCCTACCGCATCTACAAGCCCTTCTGGAAGGTCAATAACTTCTCCGTTTTCAGCGAGATAAACCACTCCCTGCTCTACAAGCCCACGCTTTACCAAAGCAGTTACCTGTACCTCGGCGCCAATACGACTTTCACCAAAAGCTTCTTACAGATCGGCTTCGACTTCGATACCGACCCCGCCAGCCACGACTTTTACGAGCCGCGCACCTTCCCGCTGGGCAAGTACTACGTGCACCTGCCCGCCAACACCGGCTTCGTGCTGTTTGCCAACTCCGACACGCGCAAAAAGCTGTCGTACGGCGTCAACGTGGGCAACCGCACCTTCGCCCTCGACGACCGGCTCGGGCGGCCGCGCCGCATCAAGTACCTCGCCGGCTTCTACCCGCGCTACCGCGTCAACGACCACCTCACGTTTCGCTACAGCCTCGACTGGAGCATCGTGCACAACCAGATCGGCTTCGTAAACGGCGGCCTTAGCACCGATGAGCCACTCGATCAGCCGTTTATGAACCAGATTCTGCTGGGCCGGCGCGACGTGGCCACGGTGTCGAACGTGGTGTCGGTGGCCTACACCTTCAACAACCGCATGTCGTTTACGCTGCGCACGCGCCACTACACCAGCAACGTGCGCTACGAAGATTTCTCCACACTCGCGCCCGGTGGCCAAGAGACGCTCGTCGACTACCGCCGCAACCGCGACAATACCTACAACGCCTTCAACGTGGACGCCGTGTATGCGTGGTGGTTTGCGCCGGGCTCGCAGGTCAACATCGTCTGGAAAAATGCCGGCTCCTCCTTCTTGCTCGCCGACGAAGCCACGCCGCAGTACTTCGACAACTTCAACCGCACGATCAATACGCCACATAATAACTCCTTGTCAATCAAGGTGTTGTATTATCTGGATTATCTGACGTTTAAACGGCAGAAGTAG
- a CDS encoding PAS domain-containing sensor histidine kinase: MHEPQLQKILRHMPAGVATLLGPELRYGFVNEVMHTVLGSEMPLGQPLSENPGAIPADLLEVMQQVYRSGSPFVAKAYGLPITEPGDEHPTPRYFDIALEPTSDDAGAVNGLLLFAVDVTVQEEARQRAHELALETRRLDARLRVLTETAPQITFTVDAAGKYEYVSPQWYYFTGQPPTTDLNAIWPLLIHPDDRLRVLYQSEAARKAGTGWSYEYRLRRHDGQYRWLLSRALPELHAPDKPVFWHGAVTEVHDQRELAEALRRGEAELRFLADSIPQLIWTATAEGLIDYYNQHTGQYTGLSTQELGPTGWVALLAPDEQSAAARRWVQCVATGEEYEGLYRMRRHDGQYRWHIIRARQLTDSRGPRWFGACTDVDDQHRLREVLQTQYDELARTNRDLDTFVYTASHDLKQPLHNLRGLFEELRRAASFHDPDEERLLQMVEDSLHQLDVTLFDLAATVQDQRELSAPVESLDLRSVAEEVLLGLRTQVQDAQAVVDLDFSQAPTLTYGRANLRSVLHNLLSNALKFAHPEQPPHIKVSSALSASGQPQLWVQDNGMGMELNDTPELAFNLFERQHPDLPGAGVGLYLVQRIVHNRNGHLEVTSTIGEGTTFVVHWFE; encoded by the coding sequence ATGCACGAACCACAGCTACAGAAAATTCTTCGGCACATGCCGGCGGGCGTTGCCACGCTGCTCGGGCCGGAATTGCGCTACGGCTTTGTGAATGAAGTCATGCACACGGTGCTGGGGAGCGAAATGCCGCTTGGGCAGCCGCTATCGGAGAATCCGGGCGCCATCCCGGCCGATTTGCTGGAGGTGATGCAGCAGGTGTACCGCTCGGGCAGTCCGTTTGTAGCCAAAGCCTACGGGTTGCCCATTACGGAGCCCGGCGACGAGCATCCTACGCCCCGCTATTTCGATATCGCCCTCGAACCGACCAGTGACGATGCGGGCGCCGTGAACGGGCTGTTGTTGTTTGCCGTGGACGTGACGGTGCAGGAAGAAGCCCGGCAACGCGCCCACGAGCTGGCCCTCGAAACGCGCCGCCTCGATGCGCGCCTGCGCGTGCTCACCGAAACGGCCCCGCAGATCACGTTTACCGTGGATGCCGCCGGCAAATACGAGTACGTCAGCCCGCAGTGGTACTACTTTACGGGCCAGCCGCCTACCACCGACCTGAACGCCATCTGGCCGCTGCTGATTCACCCCGACGACCGGCTGCGGGTGCTGTATCAGTCGGAAGCAGCCCGGAAAGCTGGCACCGGTTGGAGCTACGAATACCGCTTGCGGCGTCACGACGGGCAGTACCGCTGGCTCCTGAGCCGCGCCCTGCCCGAGCTGCACGCCCCCGACAAGCCCGTGTTCTGGCACGGAGCCGTGACCGAGGTGCACGACCAGCGGGAGTTGGCCGAAGCCCTGCGCCGGGGCGAAGCCGAGCTGCGCTTCCTGGCCGACAGCATTCCGCAGCTGATCTGGACGGCCACGGCGGAAGGACTCATTGACTACTACAACCAGCACACCGGCCAGTACACGGGTCTCTCGACGCAGGAGCTCGGCCCCACGGGCTGGGTGGCGCTGCTGGCCCCCGACGAGCAGTCCGCTGCGGCCCGCCGCTGGGTGCAGTGCGTGGCTACGGGCGAAGAATACGAAGGCCTGTACCGGATGCGGCGCCACGACGGGCAGTACCGCTGGCACATCATCCGGGCGCGGCAGCTCACAGACAGCCGCGGCCCGCGCTGGTTTGGCGCCTGCACCGACGTCGATGATCAGCACCGCCTGCGCGAAGTGCTCCAAACCCAGTACGACGAGCTGGCCCGCACCAACCGCGACCTGGACACCTTCGTGTACACCGCTTCCCACGACCTGAAACAGCCGCTGCACAACCTTCGGGGCTTGTTTGAGGAGTTGCGCCGCGCGGCTTCCTTCCACGACCCCGACGAAGAACGCCTGCTGCAAATGGTGGAAGATTCGCTGCACCAGCTCGATGTTACGCTCTTCGACTTGGCCGCCACCGTGCAGGACCAGCGCGAGCTATCGGCGCCGGTCGAGTCGCTGGATTTGCGCAGCGTGGCCGAGGAAGTACTACTGGGCTTGCGTACCCAAGTGCAAGATGCCCAAGCTGTTGTCGATCTGGATTTTAGCCAGGCTCCTACGCTCACGTATGGCCGCGCCAACCTGCGCAGCGTGCTTCATAATTTGCTCAGCAACGCCCTCAAGTTTGCGCACCCCGAGCAGCCTCCGCACATCAAAGTAAGCAGCGCCCTTTCGGCCAGCGGGCAGCCCCAGCTTTGGGTGCAGGACAACGGCATGGGCATGGAGCTGAATGATACGCCGGAACTGGCGTTCAACCTCTTCGAGCGGCAGCACCCCGACTTGCCCGGCGCGGGCGTGGGCCTGTACTTGGTGCAGCGCATCGTCCATAACCGCAACGGGCACCTGGAAGTAACCAGCACCATAGGCGAAGGCACCACGTTTGTGGTGCACTGGTTTGAATAG
- a CDS encoding BLUF domain-containing protein codes for MIHIIYMSRAVRPLSDADLQALLEQCRRDNAAHNVTGVLFYSHGNIAQLIEGEPEVLEPLFEKIARDGRHSHVVKLADKPIAARSFADWSMAFHPIETEGFRALQGFFMPEEASIVPDNMSIADALLVDLVRLAVFGANKAPSEPVSV; via the coding sequence ATGATTCACATTATTTACATGAGTCGGGCGGTACGGCCGCTTTCCGACGCCGATTTGCAGGCCCTGCTGGAGCAGTGCCGCCGCGATAACGCCGCCCACAACGTCACGGGCGTCTTGTTTTACAGCCACGGAAACATCGCGCAGCTCATTGAGGGCGAGCCAGAAGTGCTGGAGCCGCTGTTTGAAAAAATTGCGCGCGACGGTCGCCATTCCCACGTGGTGAAGCTGGCCGACAAGCCCATCGCTGCCCGCAGCTTCGCCGACTGGAGCATGGCCTTTCACCCCATCGAAACGGAAGGATTCCGGGCTTTGCAAGGGTTTTTTATGCCCGAAGAAGCATCCATTGTGCCCGACAACATGAGCATTGCCGACGCCCTGCTGGTGGACCTCGTGCGCCTGGCCGTTTTCGGCGCCAATAAGGCCCCAAGCGAGCCGGTTTCTGTCTAA
- a CDS encoding HAD family hydrolase, with amino-acid sequence MTTLQLIAFDADDTLWPNQPHFDYAEEQLYALLTHYADADTLGRRFYEVWRQNMHLFGYGAKSFMLSMIETVIQLTNGRVTGNEIQQILDYGKRLLDFPIELLPHVEEVLAELKQRGVPLMLLTKGDLFDQESKLARSGLGDYFDHVEIVSEKNEATYRRLLMRYQVRPEDFVMIGNSLKSDVLPVAKLGARAVHVPYHATWIHEEVPADQLVGITFHRADSLKEALAYLP; translated from the coding sequence ATGACGACGCTCCAACTCATTGCCTTCGACGCCGACGATACCCTGTGGCCCAACCAGCCCCACTTCGACTACGCCGAAGAACAGCTTTACGCCCTGCTCACCCACTACGCCGACGCCGATACCTTGGGTCGCCGCTTCTATGAGGTGTGGCGCCAAAATATGCACCTGTTCGGATACGGAGCCAAGTCCTTCATGCTCAGTATGATAGAAACAGTCATTCAGCTTACCAACGGCCGCGTGACCGGCAATGAAATCCAGCAAATCCTCGATTACGGCAAGCGCCTGCTCGATTTCCCAATCGAACTGCTGCCCCACGTGGAAGAAGTGCTGGCCGAGTTGAAACAACGCGGCGTGCCGCTCATGCTCCTGACCAAAGGCGACCTTTTCGACCAGGAAAGCAAGCTGGCCCGCTCTGGCCTCGGCGATTACTTTGACCACGTGGAAATTGTAAGCGAGAAAAACGAGGCTACGTACCGCCGCCTCCTGATGCGCTACCAAGTGCGCCCCGAAGACTTCGTGATGATCGGCAACTCGCTGAAGTCCGACGTGCTGCCCGTGGCCAAGTTGGGCGCGCGGGCCGTGCACGTGCCGTACCACGCCACCTGGATTCACGAAGAAGTGCCTGCCGATCAATTAGTTGGCATTACGTTCCACCGGGCCGACTCCCTGAAAGAAGCATTGGCTTATCTGCCTTAA
- a CDS encoding AI-2E family transporter, whose protein sequence is MNEAPKVDLPFYVKAPLVLLGLALLVFTLHIAGEILFPIFFAAIFAILLLPIEQWLRRHRVPELLAIGLTVLVGVVALAGLLYFIYLQAAQLASQLPLFKVKLLQAQQELVRWLDAHFGITNERLLGWLREGTSRGTALLGQTLTTVSGLLVVATLVPVYVFLLLLYRERLVTFLIQVFSGRRHDTGVEEVLHESKSTIQSYMVGLLIEGGIVAVLNVIGLLLLGIPYALLLGVLGALLNFIPYIGGLIAILLPVLMAFVAKDSYGYAIGVVVVYMVIQFIDNHILIPRIVAGKVQVNALAAIVGVLVGNAIGGVPGMFLALPGIAILKIVFDRIEPMKPWATLLGDEERPRPGKSARSR, encoded by the coding sequence ATGAACGAAGCCCCCAAAGTAGACCTCCCATTTTATGTCAAGGCGCCGTTGGTGCTGCTGGGTTTGGCTTTACTCGTTTTTACGCTGCACATCGCCGGCGAAATTCTGTTTCCGATCTTCTTTGCGGCCATTTTTGCGATTCTGCTGCTGCCAATTGAGCAGTGGCTGCGCCGCCATCGGGTGCCGGAACTGCTGGCCATCGGCCTGACGGTGCTGGTTGGCGTAGTGGCGCTGGCTGGGCTGCTGTACTTTATTTACCTGCAAGCCGCGCAGCTGGCCTCGCAATTGCCGCTGTTCAAAGTCAAGCTGTTACAGGCGCAGCAAGAGCTGGTCCGCTGGCTCGATGCCCACTTCGGCATCACCAACGAGCGCCTGCTGGGGTGGTTGCGTGAAGGTACCAGCCGGGGCACCGCGTTGCTGGGTCAAACGCTCACGACCGTATCGGGGCTGTTGGTGGTGGCTACGCTGGTGCCGGTGTACGTGTTTCTGCTGCTGCTCTACCGCGAGCGGCTGGTTACCTTCCTCATTCAAGTGTTTTCGGGCCGCCGCCACGACACGGGCGTGGAGGAAGTGCTGCACGAAAGCAAAAGCACCATCCAAAGCTACATGGTCGGCTTGCTGATTGAAGGGGGCATTGTGGCCGTGCTCAACGTAATCGGGCTGTTGCTACTAGGCATTCCGTATGCCTTGTTGCTGGGTGTGCTGGGTGCTTTGCTCAATTTCATTCCCTACATCGGCGGCCTGATTGCCATTCTGCTGCCGGTGCTCATGGCCTTCGTGGCAAAAGACAGCTACGGCTACGCCATTGGCGTGGTGGTTGTATATATGGTTATACAATTCATTGATAATCATATACTTATACCGCGCATTGTGGCCGGTAAAGTGCAGGTAAATGCCTTGGCGGCCATCGTGGGAGTGCTGGTCGGGAATGCCATTGGCGGCGTGCCGGGTATGTTTTTGGCGCTGCCCGGCATTGCCATCCTCAAGATTGTCTTCGACCGCATCGAGCCGATGAAACCGTGGGCCACGCTGCTCGGCGACGAAGAGCGCCCGCGTCCCGGCAAGTCGGCGCGGAGCCGGTAG
- a CDS encoding TolB-like translocation protein, translated as MKRTPNLLFAALSATLLLATPAYAQIGKRFPSERKVVKDPVTGTPLTFLTSTPQGDSKIYQTHTQWTSDGQWLIFRSRRVPGEATAVNEKTGEMVQVTEGGYTGMLNIARKSMKLYFMRTPAKGATPSPEASVQIIEVDLAKLFADSKAGKMQPASVYQRVCGTTPPEMGAGGDMALDADEQVVYFRVGKAEAAKHLAANTKIEGNFGPRNMGAGPAGLASMNLKTGVFKHVVSVPFQIGHVQTNPWVPGEIVFCWETGGKSPQRTWTVLADGSGLRPLYPEADYEWVTHEAVITRDEVAFAIMGHRKINFNKEAATASTQPSDPRNPGQEAGWGEAGTREKPTGLGIVNLRTREMTIAGQTPSGSGLWHVSGSADGRWAVGDDFSRSLYLIDRHTREMILLTTGHKETAADHPHPTFSPDGTRIQIQSAMLSADNRSMNICIVPVPEAWLKRTYKDKAK; from the coding sequence ATGAAAAGGACTCCGAATTTGCTGTTTGCGGCCCTGAGCGCCACCCTGCTGCTGGCCACGCCGGCCTATGCCCAAATTGGCAAGCGGTTTCCTTCGGAGCGCAAAGTGGTGAAAGACCCCGTGACGGGCACCCCGCTCACCTTCCTGACCAGCACGCCCCAGGGCGATTCCAAGATCTACCAGACGCACACGCAATGGACTTCGGACGGGCAGTGGCTTATTTTCCGCTCCAGGCGGGTGCCGGGCGAGGCCACGGCGGTTAATGAGAAAACCGGCGAGATGGTACAGGTGACGGAAGGCGGTTACACGGGCATGCTCAACATTGCCCGCAAGTCGATGAAGCTGTATTTCATGCGCACGCCTGCCAAAGGCGCCACCCCCAGCCCCGAAGCCAGCGTGCAGATCATCGAGGTGGATTTGGCCAAGCTTTTTGCCGACAGCAAAGCCGGGAAGATGCAGCCGGCCTCGGTGTACCAGCGCGTGTGCGGCACCACCCCGCCCGAAATGGGCGCCGGCGGCGACATGGCGCTGGATGCCGACGAACAGGTAGTGTATTTCCGCGTAGGTAAAGCCGAAGCAGCCAAGCACTTAGCTGCGAACACCAAGATTGAGGGCAATTTCGGACCGCGCAACATGGGCGCCGGGCCGGCCGGGCTGGCCAGCATGAACCTCAAAACCGGGGTGTTTAAGCACGTGGTGTCGGTGCCGTTTCAGATTGGCCACGTGCAGACCAACCCCTGGGTGCCGGGCGAAATCGTGTTTTGCTGGGAAACCGGCGGCAAGTCGCCCCAACGCACCTGGACGGTACTGGCCGACGGCTCGGGCCTGCGCCCCCTCTACCCCGAAGCCGACTACGAGTGGGTGACGCACGAAGCCGTGATCACGCGCGATGAGGTGGCGTTTGCCATCATGGGGCACCGCAAAATCAACTTCAACAAAGAAGCCGCCACCGCCAGCACGCAGCCCAGCGACCCGCGCAATCCGGGTCAGGAGGCGGGCTGGGGCGAGGCCGGTACCCGCGAAAAACCAACGGGCCTGGGCATTGTAAACCTGAGAACGCGGGAAATGACCATCGCGGGCCAGACGCCCAGCGGCAGTGGCTTGTGGCACGTAAGCGGCTCAGCCGATGGCCGTTGGGCCGTGGGCGACGATTTTTCGCGCAGCCTCTACCTCATCGACCGGCACACGCGGGAAATGATCCTGCTGACCACCGGCCACAAGGAAACTGCCGCCGACCATCCGCATCCCACCTTCAGCCCCGACGGCACCCGCATCCAGATTCAGTCGGCCATGCTCTCGGCCGATAACCGATCGATGAATATCTGCATTGTGCCCGTGCCCGAAGCCTGGCTGAAGCGCACGTACAAAGACAAAGCGAAGTAA
- a CDS encoding DUF4386 domain-containing protein: MDSGIYTGKTSPQVYARIGGALYLVIIATGIFGELFVRGKLVVSGDATATAHNIMASQLLWRSGIAVDLITHICDVPLMLIFYVLLRPVNKHLALLALLFTSIQTAVLVAFDLSLLVALFLLGSADYLKAFQPQQLHALAYVFIKSYSNGFGIGLIFFGFACLVLGYLIFRSGYLPRFIGVLMQIAGLCYLTNSFALLLAPAVANLLFPAILLPSFIGELAFCLWLLVKGVNLPKWETHVSPEHG; encoded by the coding sequence ATGGACTCGGGCATATACACAGGCAAAACTTCCCCGCAGGTTTACGCCCGAATCGGCGGAGCGCTTTATCTGGTTATCATAGCTACCGGCATCTTCGGAGAGCTCTTCGTCAGAGGCAAGCTTGTGGTATCCGGCGACGCTACCGCTACGGCGCATAACATCATGGCTTCGCAGTTGCTGTGGCGCAGTGGCATTGCTGTCGACCTAATCACGCATATTTGCGATGTGCCGTTGATGCTGATCTTTTACGTGCTGCTGCGGCCCGTAAACAAGCATCTGGCGTTGCTGGCGTTGCTTTTCACGTCGATCCAGACCGCGGTTTTGGTTGCCTTCGACCTAAGCCTTTTGGTGGCTTTATTTCTACTGGGAAGCGCCGATTACCTAAAGGCATTCCAGCCCCAGCAGCTGCATGCGCTGGCCTATGTGTTTATCAAATCGTACAGCAACGGCTTTGGCATCGGCCTAATATTCTTTGGTTTTGCCTGCCTTGTGCTAGGGTATTTGATTTTCAGATCGGGTTATCTGCCCCGGTTTATAGGGGTGTTGATGCAGATTGCCGGCTTATGTTACCTCACCAATAGCTTTGCCCTGCTCCTGGCTCCCGCCGTTGCGAACCTGTTATTTCCCGCGATTCTGCTTCCTTCCTTTATCGGAGAATTGGCATTTTGTCTGTGGCTTCTCGTAAAGGGCGTCAACCTTCCGAAATGGGAAACCCACGTAAGCCCGGAACATGGCTGA